In Odocoileus virginianus isolate 20LAN1187 ecotype Illinois chromosome 5, Ovbor_1.2, whole genome shotgun sequence, a single window of DNA contains:
- the LOC110144149 gene encoding olfactory receptor 10K1-like encodes MEWANETLVTEFVFLGFSSLAGLQRLLFAVFLLVYLFMLGTNAIIVSTIVLDRALHTPMYFFLGVLSCSETCYTFVIVPKMLVDLLAQKKAISFLGCAIQMFSFLFLICSHSFLLAAMGYDRYVAICDPLRYTVLMGFGVCVGLVAAACACGFSVSLVTTSLVFHLPFHSSNQLHHFFCDISPVLKLASHHSRLSQLVIFVLGVFVLVIPLLLILVSYIRIISAILKIPSSVGRYKTFSTCASHLIVITVHYGCASFIYLRPKSNYSSSQDTLISVSYTILTPLFNPMIYSLRNKEFKSALQRTMAQTSCRVS; translated from the coding sequence ATGGAGTGGGCCAATGAGACCTTAGTGACGGAGTTTGTCTTCCTCGGCTTCTCCTCTCTGGCTGGGCTTCAGCGGCTGCTCTTTGCTGTCTTCCTGCTTGTGTACTTGTTCATGCTGGGCACCAATGCCATCATCGTTTCTACCATTGTGCTGGACAGagccctccacacccccatgtacttcttccttggTGTCCTCTCCTGCTCTGAGACTTGCTACACCTTCGTCATTGTACCCAAGATGCTGGTGGACCTGCTAGCCCAGAAGAAGGCCATCTCCTTCCTGGGCTGTGCCATCCAGAtgttctccttcctcttcctcatttGCTCTCACTCCTTCCTGCTGGCAGCCATGGGTTAtgatcgctatgtggccatctgtgaCCCTCTGCGCTACACAGTGCTCATGGGTTTCGGGGTGTGTGTGGGACTTGTGGCTGCTGCCTGTGCCTGTGGCTTCTCTGTCTCACTGGTCACCACCTCTCTGGTATTTCACCTGCCATTCCACTCCTCCAACCAGCTCCATCACTTCTTCTGTGACATCTCTCCAGTCCTCAAGCTGGCATCTCACCACTCTCGTCTCAGTCAGTTGGTCATATTTGTGCTTGGTGTGTTTGTCTTGGTTATTCCCCTGTTACTTATCCTGGTCTCCTACATCCGCATTATCTCTGCTATTCTAAAAATCCCATCCTCTGTTGGAAGATACAAAACCTTCTCTACATGTGCCTCTCATCTCATTGTGATAACTGTTCATTATGGTTGTGCTTCTTTCATCTACTTAAGGCCCAAATCCAATTATTCTTCAAGTCAAGACACCCTGATATCTGTGTCTTATACCATCCTCACACCATTGTTCAACCCAATGATTTACAGCCTGAGAAATAAGGAATTCAAATCAGCTCTTCAAAGAACAATGGCCCAAACTTCATGTCGTGTTAGTTAA